From the Erythrolamprus reginae isolate rEryReg1 chromosome Z, rEryReg1.hap1, whole genome shotgun sequence genome, one window contains:
- the LOC139154119 gene encoding serine protease 27-like, whose product MKILWDFQIQTDHHLEHHMPDIMVIEGKSIQFIDITVPGDTGVKHKELEKITKHHDLAVETTQLWTKHVKVMPIVIGPLGCKKSLISSRIVGGQPASEGSWPWQAGLSVLNMTFCGGTLIDKKWVLTAAHCFNWIAEDFDDIFVGLGDHQLMNPSNNSEKFAIQQIIIHPNFTVNDTMYDIALVELNNTVEFTKYILPLCLPESSVKFPDNTTCWVTGWGRTKYNVELEPPKTLQEVEVSIINSNLCNFLYNQLNITIFPHSTVEPDMICAGSLEGGKDSCQGDSGGPMVCKCDGSENWLLTGIVSWGLGCGIAGLPGVYTSVAHYADWIQLQLPHIQFSECTSESNREGHETSVFSVGHNASAFSVGHNTSAFSVEHNTITQEKKQRRLYFLRMLRKINLSQHLLLSYGTIECPEIRPSCMVWEQLCSE is encoded by the exons ATGAAGATTTTGTGGGACTTTCAAATACAGACGGATCATCATTTGGAACACCACATGCCAGATATTATGGTTATTGAGGGCAAAAGTATACAATTTATTGATATCACTGTTCCAGGAGACACCGGAGTCAAAcacaaagaactggaaaaaatcacAAAACATCATGACCTGGCCGTCGAAACTACACAATTATGGACAAAACATGTAAAAGTAATGCCCATTGTTATTGGgccacttg GCTGTAAAAAGTCACTAATCTCTTCAAGAATTGTTGGAGGCCAACCAGCTTCTGAGGGGTCATGGCCATGGCAAGCAGGCCTTTCAGTACTCAACATGACTTTTTGTGGTGGCACTCTCATAGACAAGAAGTGGGTACTGACGGCCGCTCATTGCTTCAACTG GATCGCTGAagattttgatgacatttttgtggGGTTAGGTGATCACCAACTCATGAACCCTTCAAATAACTCAGAGAAATTTGCCATCCAACAGATTATTATTCATCCCAACTTCACAGTTAATGACACTATGTATGACATCGCTTTGGTGGAGCTAAACAATACTGTGGAGTTCACTAAATACATCTTGCCTCTGTGTCTCCCAGAGTCTTCTGTAAAATTTCCTGACAATACAACCTGCTGGGTCACTGGATGGGGAAGAACAAAATATAATG tggAACTGGAGCCTCCTAAAACCCTTCAAGAAGTGGAAGTGTCTATCATCAATTCAAATTTATGCAATTTTCTCTACAACCAGCTCAATATTACAATATTTCCCCATTCCACTGTCGAGCCTGATATGATCTGTGCAGGTAGCTTAGAAGGGGGCAAAGATTCCTGTCAG GGCGATTCTGGAGGACCTATGGTTTGCAAATGTGATGGAAGTGAAAATTGGCTCTTGACTGGGATTGTGAGCTGGGGGTTAGGCTGCGGCATAGCAGGTCTGCCTGGTGTCTACACTTCTGTAGCACACTATGCTGATTGGATCCAGCTGCAGTTACCCCACATACAATTTTCAGAGTGTACAAGTGAAAGTAATAGGGAAGGGCACGAAACTTCTGTTTTTAGTGTAGGGCACAATGCCTCTGCTTTTAGTGTAGGGCACAATACCTCTGCTTTTAGTGTAGAGCACAATACC ATCACCCaggaaaagaaacaaaggaggctttacttcctgagaatgctcaggaagataaatttatctcagcatctactgctgTCCTACGGCACCATTGAGTGTCCTGAGATTCGGCCTTCTTGCATGGtgtgggagcagctctgtagtgaaTAA